ggaacgcaatgaacttaaagatttgatacttgagtataaacatttgtttccggatacaccaggcaaaacagatgctatctatcacgacgtggatgtaggcgatgcgccacctgtcaagcaacatccttaccgtgtcaatcctttgaaagaagaacacttaaagaaagaaattcaatacatgttggacaatgatattattgaaccaagcaaaagtgaatggagctctccatgtgttctggtaccaaagccagacaagacataccggttctgtactgacttcagaaaagtaaactctgtcagtaaaacagactcttatccaattccaaggattgactcgtgtattgacaaagttggcaaagccaagtatgttagcaagtttgacctgttgaaaggatattggcaggtgccattaacagaaagagctaaagaagtgtcggcatttgtaacctcacaaggtttgtaccagtacaaagttatgccgtttggtatgaagaatgccccggcaacatttcaacgtcttcttaacagcgtgatatcagacctggaaggctgtgatggatacatcgatgacgtcatcaactaccacgacacgtgggaagaccatctacgcgggattcgtgaattcttcgaaagactcactaccgtgaaattgactgtaaacttattgaaatgtgaattttgtcatgcaactgttgaatttttaggccatgttgtaggacaggggcaggttaaacctgttcaggccaaagtagaatcaattatagattttccaactcctggaagcaagagagagctgatgagatttcttggtatggctggatattacagaaaattttgtcaaaatttctctgttatagcagctccacttattgctttgttaaagaaaaatgtcaaatttgtctggtcagacgaatgtaagtctgcctttgagaaattgaaagccatattatcaaactcaccagttctgactgctccagattttaataaatagtttaaactgtttgttgacgccagcaacgtaggtgttggtgctgttttgatgcaagaaggttctgaacaaattgaccatccaatttgttatttctcgaaaaagtttgacaaacaccagagaaattattccaccattgagaaagaatgtttagcgttgattttggccttgaaccaatttgatgtatatCTCTGCTCTACAGTTGTGcatgtgttggtcttcaccgaccacaaccctttgacattcattgggaaaatgaaaaacaaaaaccaaagaattctcaggtggagtttgactttgcaagagtacaatcttgacatcaaacatatcaaagggaaagacaatattctggctgatgctttatcaaggatttaaatatgacttgatatgtcaagaaagtttccttttcaagaaaactttcttttctttaaggaggggtgtgttatgtatgacactaaatacgtgtagttatgagataagggagataactcctatagctttattatcaatacatcatataaagttcatatcattgatttaggttatagaactttctagaatattatcatgtataaacaaatatgtttgtaaacatgttgattataagtagagatctagaatgatctatttccagaaagttctgtgtgtttatttgtttactgtttttagttagaaggttagaagtagaaggttctccaatattcttgaattagggtttagctatatatactccaactgtccaaagctaatcagaactgtaatgagacctgtaataagacatatcaagaattgtacagcgccatataagattctattgggagagctattgtgactttatctgtggattattacaacactttgtgtggatttattcatattgcctggaactttacaaatcatcggtggacattcaatttccttgtggatttgtgattattgttaatttgaaacctggaaggatcaaggattataccaggacattcgcatacagataagtaacactttaaatcatcgtactagtcttgtaccaccaccaattactttagatattgtaaaccatctctgtataatattgtatatataattaaattgtgttttgaatttagctgctggtttctcctttctgttattcgttaatgtaacacaacaaacacacacagagcttttaaacgaattttcaacccacggttataccCCTATATTAGTAAAtaattatggccaagaggatggaaattcgttgtacaaagcagagtcctcttgcactctaacttcctcagctcggactaacagctacgtacacgttGGTTAattacagctgcatggccgggatgtgcaggatcacaatttttagttttgaaatcaaataaataaaaatctgaattaacaaaatcaacgtcgatctctgctgtatggtaccttgctgcatatacacagtgcgtCATGAAAgagtggcctttgatttccactttcaagaccagatgtcgacatcttttagtttagatgtcgacatcaataactgacaagtcggtgtcacacccgagcataaacacgattaatcgccgagttaccgacattctacataaatatcttggaatcattatgtgggcaggtacatgtggtaagtcgacatattcttctgtttacgTCGACATCTTCCtatatgatgtcgacataataccttaattatgtcgacatcattaagtcgtaagtcggcaactcgatggcagaaatatgccaccatagtaTATAGCAATAAAACAAAAGTGTGGACATGACAGACGATTTCGTGTATAGTGGCGGATCCAACGGTTTTTTTTGGATTTCAAGTTATATGGGCATGAGTAACCGAGATCGAACAATATCTTTTCGCTTGTATTCACGCCATTTACGCATTAAACTATTTTCCTAtgacatctatatagaccatagatgccataggaatagagcttaatgcttatatttacgatatcaactcattttagggtatctgcattaacattgtttaagctagatcaggaaaaccgtttatcaacgacgatttagtccacaagatggaacagccattttgacggcaatcagttgacgtcaccacgtcaacattagttaCGTCAtgatggtcacgttttgggtgtcagttatactgtatcatatacttcactttgccttggttagtttatatagtacaAGTGACAAGGAAATGTAGATATCTAATTTTGTGTATCAGTTTTGCAAgtcacatatatatttttaaattgccacatacatatctaaaatatcgcatatacatatttaaaacatCGCACATATATCTGAGTAATTATTGAAGATATAATcatatttatcacatatatattgaaaaaaataaataaatatataatttcatttattgaatatatatatttttgaattttgcaacgtttGACTAACTTAATAGTGGAGATGTCAACTTTCAACATTTTCCAGGTAACACCATTCTAACGTCTCTATTCGTTATTGGAATATTTACCGTGGTGAATTACCTGTTCCCTTTGACATACAGATTGAGATACAGAGGGCTGATCAAATCCGTGGTGTATCCCTCCTGGGACCAGGAATGGGCCAACAAGCTCCTCCTCTGTCCAGAAATGATCGGTCGCCTTGGAAACACAATGTTCGAATATGCAGGAGCTTACGGCATAGCTAAGGAAGTAAACAGAACGTTGGTTTTACCAGTGGATGATAAGTTGTGGAAATATTTCCATATAACTGCGAAAGCTGTTTATAATCGGACATTCACGTGTGAGAGGTGGAAACATGAAAGGATCGATTTCACAGGAATCTGggagaaaaaaatatacgaTAAGGTGAGGAAATCTCTCGAAAATGTAATGCTGAGGCATTATTTTCAGTCATGGAAGTTTTTCGAAAAGTACAAAGAAGAAATCAAATCGGAATTTTCTTTGAAGTATCCAATACAGCAATCAGTCAACGAAATTCTCCGACACATTGTTACGTCATTTTATCCTCTTGGGAGTCACGTGACTTTTATTGGTGTCCACATAAGGGGTGGTGATTATTTGAGTAAAAGATTCGCCTCATTTGGTTACAGTACTGCACCAATTGGGTATGTGAAACGAGCGATACTGTACTGTCTATCTAAGTATCCAAACCCATTGTTTGTCGTCTGCTCGGAAGATTTGGCGGGAACAAGAAACGACCTGAAATCAATGACCGAGGCAAACATCACAGTTGTGTACCATGAAACGTCACCAGAAATTGATTTTGGGTTGTTGGTTGCGTGTAACCACACCATCATGACGGTTGGAAGTTTTGGATGGTGGGCTGGATATCTCGCCGGAGGTGACGTCATCTACTATAAGTATCCTATTAGGGAAAATACAAAAGCAAGAAAacaatttgataataatttttctGACTATTTCTATCCAAAGTGGATCGCCATGGAGTAagaaaaatatagataaattcgcattttattgtgtaaacaCCTATGAATGAACAATCAAATAGATTCTTTATATGCTTTATTTCAAGagaaaatgcaaaaaaaaaaaatgaaatagttGTGCTGCACTATTGTCCAGTCCATGTGTTTCACCTACTACGATGAAGGCAAATACTGTTAAATAACACTGGATAACCAAATTTGAAATCCTTTTAACAAGTATTTTTATCTGTCATCGATAAGGACGTGCAAAAAGACCCAAAATCCAGTAATTTCACAAATGCTTTGTTCCATACTTTGTGATATAAAATTCAAAGCATTTCTACAATTTGTATGATACACGACATGAATCTGAGTTTGCTACAATCACAACACCTTAGTGAGAGAAAAAGAGGATAACAAAACGAAATAACCATGTCCCCAACATATGTCAGAATAAACAATCTTCTTAGTTGCAGTTGCCCAAACTCATTGATAGGTAACAGATCTAGATCATGGTCTACAGTTACACTTGCTCTCTTTACGTCAACACCAGAAGCAATGAACCTAAGAAGTGATGGATACCT
This portion of the Argopecten irradians isolate NY chromosome 6, Ai_NY, whole genome shotgun sequence genome encodes:
- the LOC138326446 gene encoding galactoside 2-alpha-L-fucosyltransferase SEC1-like; amino-acid sequence: MCGDVNFQHFPGNTILTSLFVIGIFTVVNYLFPLTYRLRYRGLIKSVVYPSWDQEWANKLLLCPEMIGRLGNTMFEYAGAYGIAKEVNRTLVLPVDDKLWKYFHITAKAVYNRTFTCERWKHERIDFTGIWEKKIYDKVRKSLENVMLRHYFQSWKFFEKYKEEIKSEFSLKYPIQQSVNEILRHIVTSFYPLGSHVTFIGVHIRGGDYLSKRFASFGYSTAPIGYVKRAILYCLSKYPNPLFVVCSEDLAGTRNDLKSMTEANITVVYHETSPEIDFGLLVACNHTIMTVGSFGWWAGYLAGGDVIYYKYPIRENTKARKQFDNNFSDYFYPKWIAME